TCAGGCCTGTCAGGAAATCATAGATGGTAAATTCCATGAAGACTTTCCTATCGACATGATGCAGGGTGGCGCCGGAACATCTGTCAATATGAATGCCAACGAGGTGATTGCCAACCGTGCACTCGAAATCATGGGTCATAAGAAGGGCGAGTATCAGTATTGTTATCCTAACGATCATGTGAACTGTGGGCAGAGCACTAACGATGTTTATCCTACTTCTATCCGTCTGGCACTCATCCGTATGAACAAGAACCTTGTGGCAAGTCTCACGGGGCTGATCAGTGCCTTGCGCTATAAAGGCGAGGAATTCAGGGATGTTCTGAAAATGGGCCGCACACAGTTGCAGGACGCTGTGCCTATGACTTCAGGCCAGGAATTCAATGCTTATGCCAACAACCTTGAGGAGGAAATCCTCAATCTGGAGCGCAATATCAAGCTGTTGCATGAGATTAACATGGGTGGTACGGCTATTGGAACCGGTCTGAACGCTGTTCCCGGCTTTGCAAAACTTTGTGCCGCTAATTTGAGTAAGCTCACGGGAGAACCTTTCGTGTCGGCAACCGATCTTGTCGAGGCTACTCCTGACACAGGCGCCTATGTCAGCTTCAGCAGTGCTTTGAAACGATTAGCCGTTAAACTCTCAAAGATGTGCAACGACCTGCGCCTTATGTCATCAGGACCTCGTTGTGGTCTTAACGAAATTAATCTGCCTCCAAAAGCCCCAGGCTCTTCCATTATGCCGGGTAAAGTGAACCCTGTTATCCCGGAAGTAACCAATCAGGTCTGCTTCAAAGTCATTGGTAATGATGCCACAGTGACATTCGCTGCCGAGGCCGGGCAGCTCCAACTCAATGTCATGGAGCCTGTAATCACCGAATGCCTCTTCGAAAGTCTCTGGTGGTTACACAATGCTATTGATACGCTGACCGAGGAGTGTATTCTCGGTATTACGGTCAATAAGGAGCGTTGTTACGACATGGTGAAAAACTCTATCGGTATTGTTACGGCATTGAATCCTTACATTGGCTACAAGAACAGTACGAAGGTAGCTAAGGAAGCCCTCGAAACCAATCGTTCTGTCTACGACATTGTGCTTGAGAAAGAACTTATGACAAAGGAAAAGCTTGATGAAGCACTCGATCCTAAAAACATGCTCGTGTCGCATAAGTTCATCAAATAATCAATTCTTTTTAAATCATTTGAGGCTGCAAGGAAATTATCCCTGCAGCCTTTTTGTGCTGGATTGTCGATTCAGATATAATGATGTTGTCGAAAATCAGGGTATATTATGCAAGCGAAGTCTGTCACTTCGGTTTGTAACTTGATGCAGATTACACGCCAATTTGACGCAAATTGCGTGGTAACTTGATGCGGATGGCAAGCTCATTTGACGCAAATCACAAACAAGGGTGATGAGACTTTGGAAACAGCCTCATACAAGCCAAGGAACAGCGGCTTTTGGATAGTTCATGTATTATCGATGAGAATGCCGACGACAATGCCGTTTTACAAGGAGAGCCAGCCATAGAGAACCATGGCCGAGCCTATCACGTAAATATTGAAGATGGCCTTGTTGATAATCCTCGGGCACTCATTTTCGGGCACACGCTGCAATGAACGAACGGTTTTGGCAATATTGCTTGTTTGATGATATCTATCTGGAAACTCGATGATTTTCTTCATTTGGGCTGTAATGTTAGGTTCAGTGAATGATGATTTTGCTATGAACAACGTTACTCAGAAACTATGAAATCCTTAGAATCAGCCTATTTCATAAGTGCTGCAGGCACTCCCATTTATTGTTAACAGCGCTTATTCCGCGACATTAACCAAAGATGCACAGCTCCCTATACGATGTACTTTTTCTTATTGAAAAATTGTTTAATCTACCGAAATTTAGTATTTTTGTTATCTTTAAGATAAGACTATGATAAACAAACAGGAATTTTTAGAACTGCTGGAAGAATATAAAAGATTGGAGTTTGAGAAACAGATAGATTATGAAAAAATCCATCTGTACTCAATAATAACTCATTCTACGGGCATTGAAGGTTCTACAATGACCGAGATAGACAATCATCGACTTTTTGATGAAGGCCTGCCTGCCAAAGGTAAAAGTATCGTTGAGCAGAATATGAACCTTGACCTGAAAGCTGCCTATGAAAGAAGCATGGAGTTGGCCAAGGCACATACGCCTTTTTCTATTGGTGTGTTGAAGCATTTATCTTCATTAGTCATGCGAAGGACAGGAGCAGAAATCAGTGGTCTGGGAGGTTTCTTCGATTCCTCGCGAGGCGACTTACGTCTCCTTAATGTAACAGCTGGATCTGGCGGGAAAGCATACATGAATTACTTGAAAGTGGCACAGAGACTCAAAGAATTCTGTGAAGAAATGAATGAAAGACGGGAACTGCTGTTAAAACATCCTGATGTATATGAGCAATATCGATTGAGTTTTGACGCACATCTAAAACTCGTAACGATTCATCCATGGGCCGACGGTAATGGTAGAATGTCAAGATTGATGATGAATCATCTTCAGCATGAATTTGGTTTGCTTCCTAATAAAGTGTTGAAGGAGGATAAGAATGAATATTTTGCTGCTCTGGAAAAGTCAAGAGAGAAAGTTTCCGCCCTCCCATTCCACGACTTTATGTTTAAGGAACATGCAGAATATCTCCAACATGAAATTGAAAACTACAAATTATCCATGGAAGAGAAAGGATAACAGAAACTTTACTGAAATACATCATTCTTTTTTTGAAGTTTGAGCAAAACAGTGCAGAAAGACTTTCTGAGCTATTCTTTTGAATGATGACACACTTTTGTTGACAGGTAAAGCTCCCAAGGGGCTGAATTGATTTGTTGAATCAGTTTTTCATTTTCTTCTTGCAACTTTATTATTTTTGCATTAGCTTCAGATGGAGCTACACTGTTTCCTCTCACCCATCCATAGCGTGGGTGATGCTTTATCTGATAATCTAAACTTGTAGATACCTTTCCTGCTAAATCATCTGCATTTGTCCAGCTTTTATACATTCTACTTTTAACCAATGATTCAAAATCAGAAAATTTAGTTCTTGCAGTTTAAATTAGTAAATGCGACAGTCTCTGGTGACAAATAGTTTACAAAGAACTATGAAAAACACCGAGGGGCTGCCCAGTGGCGGGGGCTCGCAGCTCCCGAGAGCGAAACAGAAGATTACGATTAAACATATATTAGACAAAAGGGAGACCACGGTCTCCCCAAGATTAATTAATTTTGTATTATGAAGT
The nucleotide sequence above comes from Segatella oris. Encoded proteins:
- a CDS encoding Fic family protein; the encoded protein is MINKQEFLELLEEYKRLEFEKQIDYEKIHLYSIITHSTGIEGSTMTEIDNHRLFDEGLPAKGKSIVEQNMNLDLKAAYERSMELAKAHTPFSIGVLKHLSSLVMRRTGAEISGLGGFFDSSRGDLRLLNVTAGSGGKAYMNYLKVAQRLKEFCEEMNERRELLLKHPDVYEQYRLSFDAHLKLVTIHPWADGNGRMSRLMMNHLQHEFGLLPNKVLKEDKNEYFAALEKSREKVSALPFHDFMFKEHAEYLQHEIENYKLSMEEKG
- the aspA gene encoding aspartate ammonia-lyase; its protein translation is MSEEKFRIESDLLGELKVPINAYYGVQTQRGINNYHISRKKMRDYPDYVVAIAYVKLAAVQTNHTLGVINDEIAGAISQACQEIIDGKFHEDFPIDMMQGGAGTSVNMNANEVIANRALEIMGHKKGEYQYCYPNDHVNCGQSTNDVYPTSIRLALIRMNKNLVASLTGLISALRYKGEEFRDVLKMGRTQLQDAVPMTSGQEFNAYANNLEEEILNLERNIKLLHEINMGGTAIGTGLNAVPGFAKLCAANLSKLTGEPFVSATDLVEATPDTGAYVSFSSALKRLAVKLSKMCNDLRLMSSGPRCGLNEINLPPKAPGSSIMPGKVNPVIPEVTNQVCFKVIGNDATVTFAAEAGQLQLNVMEPVITECLFESLWWLHNAIDTLTEECILGITVNKERCYDMVKNSIGIVTALNPYIGYKNSTKVAKEALETNRSVYDIVLEKELMTKEKLDEALDPKNMLVSHKFIK